From one Xiphophorus hellerii strain 12219 chromosome 18, Xiphophorus_hellerii-4.1, whole genome shotgun sequence genomic stretch:
- the LOC116708086 gene encoding nuclear mitotic apparatus protein 1 isoform X2, with protein sequence MTNVGTKALLSWVNSITALKSEIQIDDLQDGVVLVKLIHVLKKREIPCFSDSFEDRVRFIREFLEACKFNPTKGTPISWDSIKDGKNPTVEISKVLLLLFYHDMMNDRHTLSTLDCDAEHELANMTDCYVSEKEGCVYLNKTLDTYLTRKYLPVPPQIFQNSSSNSTSTSNLSTISSVSDNESPVFLRTQKVTFVDLETVASSSVSKSPLAEVMNTPKFQMRKMRRQMIKDREYRDDLEKQLTSTVALITQKESYINQLQYRLDKVNMEQRNQEQTITEQITELEAKNNSLQLRLNELLKENKDLKSTSIYMERKVDELTGENGDLSFQMRALCSKLAVFEAENCQLTQAQASAEEEWRNKTSHLQSELNQATTQKELLYDQVQILQGKISCLEEELNKANKEEVGENMGPIMEREMLETEIISLKDELEGTLCSLRKAEEQIHTITQKLAECEEEITQYKELLKQQKAQTEQMIQAKDEIVEKLRKHLDEQRTVLEQEISDLKLQLEHVEHQKTEQMTKLQQHIEACEQEITTLKDLKREHEDLLRQTDVQMKDLEMKLVATTTLLADRDQQISNLKEEVNLFAEESKISKDEIQSKQDTLDKLLEEKSHEEEILHNKIQTLTVCTEGLNSSLKRAQEEIHFKQDLLAKTQQENAEEKKILQQQILSCQEEVQRLKGEIRQKIEELVSLKNASTQHSRSLQQEINSLKVQIESLNDALRKAEEVVRTQQGLLTKLQEETSHQTELLQQQLSASEEEVNNLNKSIQAKEDRMRLMEIESLEQANGLHQEINDLKSQVECLDSSLKAAEENLQCKENQFAEQKQQNTQQIETLQMQMNLSQGEIKKLKGEIEAKEEQMVQLKTEMSTKSKSLQQEIDTLSEQLKSISSSLQIAENQIKVKEDLLAKQEQESSLQIEELRISKTVLEDDLNQLMQDIKSKEDEVQTLKADHCKESETLNSELQTLKNQIECLNQSLQSATDQVLAKENLLAQKETEISQQNDSLQNLRAASEEETSRLREEIQDKEKEMCFLKNQSSEQTESFHNEINDLKSQVECLMSSLRAAEENLQSKENQFSEQQQQSTCQIETLKMQMNACRDEVKKLKAEIDAKEEQMVQLKTETSNKSKSLEQEIDALNEHIKSISSSLETAENQVKAREDLLAKQKQESSLQIEELRKHRTVLEHEVNQLKQDIQIKEDEVKMLKDDHCKELGVLNNEIQTLKDQVQCLNESLKSTTDQLLVKEKLLVQKEMEISQQKDSHQNIMATSEEEKQRLKEVIQANEEQMRLLKSHNAEQTDVLHQEINDLKSQVECLSSSLRAAEENVQSKDNEFAEQQQQTTQQIETLQIQMKASRDELKKLKVEVDAKEEQVVQLKTETSTKSESLQQEIDALNEQIKNISSSLEIAENQIKAKEDLLAKQEQESSLQIEELRKHRTVLEEEVNHLKQDIKSKEDEVQTLKTDHWKESEDLNIKMQALKNQIECLNESLQSATYQVLAKENLLAQKDTEISQQNDSLQNLRAASEEETSRLREEIQAKQEQLVNLKEEGAAQSDMLQQEIKSLQTQLDDMAKTKKISEEELQTQKEVLQQQLSAFEEELRMLRSESQSKEEQMELLKAENAKQLNSLNQEIESLNKQVETLSALMRKTEEEIHSREDLLAKQQKENAKQSQELESLHENVQQLNKQVEQLHSHEEEIEKLKGSQAEKENDLLEAERKLQDLQAELSEARMLITDKDQNLNTLNQEVVLQVSLLQTAKEEAEASEKIVAELKLENSKQKDVLQDEIQELKGELETISQRLFAKEQKLLETQQESAELVNNLQQQLLLVKAELDNQKEALSASLQTKDAAQALQLTTLKEKEVLLREKEALMSKIIQVERDQRALEKLVEDAVIEKDRLAQVNQAMERKNVASCKVEADLQKELEILKLAKEQLLKRREKAEELELINGELMQQLAAKTEAAEHYKAQMEKAVSHYNSKKQLLQKSEEGNIELKQALEDKDNKLKAILQDNQILHLDLEKVQTNEKKLKGQVASLEAQLAYADQVLRTQNKIHGDGGGPTESAYLEVPRKTRLGFSTTAQVKRSMSSDSLDQSSLEDSLNTTRKLSAPGESSTPLVRSSERLAAKRRGLQAESLETLYFTPINTKRTRRNDKLSDDSDIELDSTRKNPTSSVKRRRTTQVINITMSKKTPGCSEDETFYSLHSARSQPNLTGAHAAQPMSLDMFNAPADKTKAASDQLIGLPGYRRSTVHSHNTSTFCGGAENEPDGGPEDWLRIAELQARNKACLPHLKSSYPVESETGQGSALIFTDEELRTGDPSDTMKRASMMPGQLQDSLVSHRYSLMVGHTGVSTRSHRLSLMPGQLQSRPSLSSQLRSPKNSKQSSSTLSVHQISPEKKTRSSCFPRPLTPKNKNVSSGPSSANLHPILSPADRRQSMMFTIDNTPKSNNYLKKGLNKLRNSARKSPGKVLRKSPSHKNARKGLENSLSVNSQASVGRSAKAGSFKAPQVAAQAQRGSQATSRSAKSPGLTASARKKQDSVKKEKVF encoded by the exons ATGACAAACGTGGGTACTAAGGCTCTTCTCAGCTGG GTCAATAGTATCACTGCATTGAAAAGCGAGATACAGATCGATGATTTACAGGATGGGGTGGTCCTGGTGAAACTGATTCATGTACT GAAAAAGAGGGAAATCCCCTGTTTCAGTGATTCTTTTGAGGATCGGGTTCGTTTCATTAGAGAGTTCCTGGAAG CATGCAAGTTTAACCCAACTAAAGGGACCCCTATATCATGGGACAGCATAAAAGACGGAAAGAACCCAACGGTGGAAATTTCAAAG GtgcttttgttgctgttttatcaTGACATGATGAATGATCGCCACACGCTTAGTACACTGGATTGTGATGCAGAA CATGAGCTTGCCAACATGACCGACTGTTATGTGAGTGAGAAAGAAGGTTGTGTTTATCTGAACAAAACACTGGACACATACTTGACAAGGAAAT ATCTGCCTGTACCTCCACAAATCTTTCAAAATTCGTCATCCAACTCCACTTCCACCTCCAATCTGTCCACCATCTCCTCGGTCTCAGACAATGAGTCTCCAGTCTTTCTGCGTACACAGAAGGTCACCTTTGTTGATCTGGAAACGGTGGCTTCCTCCTCTGTCAG caaATCTCCTCTGGCTGAGGTCATGAATACACCAAAGTTTCAGATGAGAAAAATGCGAAGACAGATGATCAAAGACAGAGAATACAGAGATGATTTGGAGAAGCAGCTAACCAGCACAGTTGCACTAATTACCCAGAAAG aatcttATATCAACCAGTTGCAGTACCGCCTAGATAAGGTGAACATGGAACAAAGAAATCAGGAGCAGACAATCACCGAACAAATCACTGAGCTTGAGGCCAAAAACAACTC GTTACAATTGCGCCTTAACGAGCTgctaaaggaaaacaaagatttgAAGAGTACCTCTATTTATATGGAGCGGAAGGTGGATGAACTTACAGGAGAAAATGGTGATCTCTCCTTCCAG ATGAGAGCTTTGTGTTCCAAGTTGGCCGTCTTTGAAGCAGAAAACTGCCAGCTGACACAAGCTCAAGCGTCTGCTGAGGAGGAgtggagaaacaaaacaagccaTTTGCAATCAGAACTCAACCAAGCAACCACACAAAAG GAACTCTTGTATGACCAAGTTCAGATCCTCCAAGGAAAAATCTCCTGTTTAGAGGAAGAACTAAACAAAGCCAACAAAGAGGAAGTTGGGGAAAATATGGGTCCTATAATGGAG AGAGAAATGTTGGAGACTGAAATTATCAGTCTGAAGGATGAGCTTGAGGGCACACTTTGTTCCTTAAGAAAGGCAGAAGAACAGATTCATACCATAACTCAGAAGTTGGCTGAATGTGAGGAAGAAATAACTCAGTATAAAGAGCTACTTAAACAACAAAAGGCACAAACTGAACAAATGATTCAAGCCAAGGATGAAATTGTGGAGAAGCTGAGAAAACATCTGGATGAACAGAGAACGGTTCTTGAACAAGAAATCAGTGATCTGAAACTTCAGCTTGAGCATGTTGAGCACCAGAAAACTGAGCAGATGACCAAACTGCAACAACACATTGAAGCTTGTGAACAGGAAATAACAACATTAAAAGACTTAAAGAGAGAGCATGAAGATCTTCTACGTCAGACTGATGTACAGATGAAGGATCTGGAGATGAAGCTGGTGGCTACTACCACTCTGTTAGCTGATAGAGACCAACAAATTTCCAACCTCAAAGAAGAAGTCAACTTGTTTGcagaagaaagtaaaataagCAAAGATGAAATTCAGTCCAAACAAGACACACTTGATAAATTACTAGAGGAAAAATCACATGAAGAAGAAATTCTTCACAATAAAATCCAAACCTTAACAGTTTGTACGGAAGGCCTTAATTCATCCCTGAAACGGGCTCAGGAAGAAATCCATTTTAAACAGGATCTGCTGGCTAAAACCCAGCAAGAGAatgctgaagaaaagaaaatacttcaGCAACAGATTTTAAGCTGTCAGGAGGAGGTGCAGAGGCTAAAAGGAGAGATTAGGCAAAAAATTGAGGAACTAGTCTCTCTCAAGAATGCTAGCACTCAACATTCTCGGTCTCTTCAGCAAGAGATCAACAGCCTAAAAGTCCAAATAGAAAGTCTTAATGATGCTTTGAGAAAAGCTGAGGAAGTAGTTCGGACCCAGCAGGGCTTGCTTACAAAACTGCAAGAAGAAACGTCTCACCAAACGGAGCTTCTGCAGCAACAACTGTCTGCTTCTGAAGAGGAGGTAAACAACCTAAACAAGTCAATCCAAGCTAAGGAAGATCGAATGCGGCTGATGGAAATCGAAAGTTTGGAACAGGCTAATGGTTTACATCAAGAGATAAATGATTTGAAGTCTCAGGTTGAATGTCTTGATTCCTCACTGAAAGCAGCTGAAGAGAACTTGCAATGCAAGGAAAATCAGTTTGCAGAACAGAAACAGCAGAACACTCAGCAAATAGAAACCCTTCAAATGCAGATGAATTTATCTCAAGGTGAGATAAAGAAGTTAAAAGGAGAGATTGAGGCTAAAGAGGAGCAGATGGTTCAGCTAAAGACGGAGATGTCTACAAAATCAAAGTCACTGCAGCAGGAGATTGACACTCTAAGTGAGCAGTTGAAAAGCATCTCCAGTTCTTTACAGATTGCTGAAAACCAAATTAAAGTCAAGGAAGACCTCTTAGCCAAACAAGAACAGGAAAGTTCTTTACAGATTGAAGAATTAAGAATAAGCAAAACTGTTCTTGAGGATGATTTGAATCAGCTGATGCAAGATATTAAATCTAAAGAGGATGAAGTCCAAACATTGAAGGCTGATCACTGCAAGGAGTCAGAGACCCTAAACAGCGAGTTGCAAACTCTAAAGAATCAGATAGAATGTTTGAATCAATCTCTCCAGTCTGCAACAGACCAAGTCTTGGCTAAAGAAAACCTGCTAGCTCAGAAGGAAACTGAAATTTCCCAGCAAAATGATTCACTTCAAAACTTGAGGGCTGCTTCTGAAGAAGAAACATCAAGGCTGAGGGAGGAGATCCAGGATAAAGAGAAGGAGATGTGTTTCTTAAAAAATCAAAGTTCAGAGCAAACAGAGTCATTTCATAATGAGATAAATGATTTAAAGTCCCAAGTTGAATGTCTTATGTCGTCATTGAGAGCAGCTGAGGAGAACTTGCAGTCGAAAGAGAATCAGTTTtcagagcaacaacaacagagCACTTGTCAAATAGAAACTCTGAAGATGCAGATGAATGCATGTCGAGATGAGGTAAAAAAGCTAAAAGCAGAAATTGATGCTAAGGAGGAGCAGATGGTTCAGCTGAAGACCGAAAcatcaaataaatcaaagtcCCTGGAGCAGGAGATTGACGCTCTAAATGAACATATAAAAAGCATTTCTAGTTCTCTGGAGACTGCTGAAAATCAAGTTAAAGCTAGGGAAGATCTCTTagcaaagcaaaaacaggaaagtTCTTTGCAGATCGAAGAattaagaaaacacagaacagttCTTGAGCATGAGGTGAATCAATTGAAGCAAGACATTCAAATCAAAGAGGATGAAGTCAAAATGCTAAAAGATGATCACTGCAAGGAGTTGGGTGTCTTAAACAATGAGATCCAAACTCTGAAGGATCAAGTCCAATGTTTGAATGAATCCCTCAAGTCTACAACAGACCAACTGCTGGTTAAAGAGAAGCTGTTGGTTCAGAAGGAAATGGAAATTTCTCAGCAGAAGGATTCACATCAGAACATCATGGCCACTTCTGAAGAAGAGAAGCAAAGACTTAAGGAAGTGATCCAGGCCAACGAGGAACAGATGAGACTCTTAAAAAGTCATAATGCTGAGCAGACAGATGTTTTACATCAGGAGATAAATGATTTGAAGTCTCAGGTTGAATGTCTTAGTTCCTCATTGAGGGCAGCTGAAGAGAACGTGCAGTCGAAGGACAATGAGTTTGCTGAACAGCAGCAACAGACCACTCAGCAAATCGAAACCCTTCAAATACAGATGAAAGCATCTCGAGATGAGCTAAAGAAGCTGAAAGTAGAGGTTGATGCTAAAGAGGAGCAGGTGGTTCAGCTAAAGACAGAGACGTCTACAAAATCAGAGTCACTGCAGCAGGAGATTGACGCTTTAAATGAGCAGATAAAAAACATCTCTAGTTCTCTGGAGATTGCTGAAAACCAAATTAAAGCCAAGGAAGATCTCTTAGCCAAACAAGAACAGGAAAGTTCTTTGCAGATTGAAGAAttgagaaaacacagaacagttCTTGAGGAGGAGGTGAATCATCTGAAGCAAGATATTAAATCTAAAGAGGATGAAGTCCAAACATTGAAAACTGATCACTGGAAGGAGTCGGAGGACTTAAACATTAAGATGCAAGCTCTAAAGAATCAGATAGAATGTTTGAATGAATCTCTACAGTCTGCAACATACCAGGTCTTGGCTAAAGAAAACCTGCTAGCTCAGAAAGACACTGAAATTTCCCAGCAGAACGATTCACTTCAAAACTTGAGGGCTGCTTCTGAAGAAGAAACATCAAGGCTGAGGGAGGAGATCCAAGCTAAACAAGAGCAACTTGTCAACCTTAAAGAAGAAGGTGCCGCACAGTCAGATATGCTTCAGCAGGAAATTAAAAGTTTGCAAACACAACTGGATGATATggccaaaacaaagaaaatcagtgAAGAAGAGCTGCAGACTCAGAAGGAGGTTCTTCAGCAACAACTGTCAGCTTTTGAGGAAGAACTGAGGATGCTGAGAAGTGAGAGTCAATCCAAGGAAGAACAGATGGAGCTGCTGAAGGCTGAAAACGCAAAGCAGTTGAACTCGCTAAATCAAGAGATCGAAAGTTTAAACAAACAGGTGGAAACTCTCAGTGCCTTGATGAGAAAGACGGAAGAAGAAATCCACTCCCGTGAAGATCTTTTGgctaaacaacaaaaagaaaacgcaAAACAGAGTCAAGAACTTGAGAGCTTACATGAGAATGTCCAACAGTTAAATAAACAGGTAGAACAACTTCACTCGCATGAAGAGGAGattgaaaaattaaaaggatCCCAGgctgagaaagaaaatgaccTCCTTGAAGCTGAAAGGAAGCTTCAGGATCTGCAGGCAGAGTTGTCAGAAGCAAGGATGCTCATTACTGACAAAGATCAAAATCTTAACACCTTGAATCAGGAGGTTGTGCTTCAAGTTAGTTTGTTGCAAACAGCAAAAGAAGAGGCTGAGGCTAGTGAGAAAATTGTGGCTGAGTTAAAGCTGGAGAACTCCAAGCAGAAAGATGTTCTTCAAGATGAGATACAGGAGCTTAAAGGAGAGTTGGAAACAATTTCTCAAAGACTTTTTGCCAAAGAGCAGAAATTACTTGAAACTCAGCAGGAGTCTGCAGAGCTGGTGAACaatctccagcagcagcttctcttGGTAAAGGCAGAGCTTGACAACCAAAAAGAGGCCCTATCTGCAAGTCTTCAAACAAAAGACGCTGCTCAGGCCTTACAGTTGACCACGCTGAAGGAAAAGGAGGTTCTTTTACGAGAAAAAGAAGCACTCATGTCCAAGATAATTCAAGTAGAGAGGGACCAAAGAGCTCTGGAGAAACTGGTTGAAGATGCAGTCATTGAGAAAGACAGGCTTGCTCAAGTCAATCAGGCCATGGAGAGGAAGAATGTTGCCTCTTGTAAAGTGGAGGCTGATTTGCAAAAAGAGCTTGAAATTCTGAAATTGGCGAAAGAGCAACTTTTGAAGCggagagaaaaagcagaagaacTTGAGCTCATCAATGGAGAGCTGATGCAACAACTTGCAGCAAAAACAGAGGCTGCTGAACACTACAAGGCTCAG ATGGAGAAAGCTGTAAGCCATTACAACAGCAAGAAGCAGCTTCTCCAGAAAAGCGAAGAGGGAAACATTGAGCTTAAACAGGCTCTAGAGGATAAAGACAACAAACTCAAAGCAATTCTCCAGGATAATCAGATACTCCATCTTGACTTGGAGAAAGTCCAGACCAATGAGAAAAAACTCAAGGGTCAGGTCGCCAGTTTAGAGGCACAG CTGGCTTATGCTGATCAAGTCCTGAGAACACAGAATAAGATCCATGGTGATGGAGGTGGTCCGACAGAGTCTGCTTACCTAGAGGTTCCCAGGAAGACGCGCTTGGGTTTTAGCACTACAGCACAGGTGAAGAGGTCCATGAGCTCGGACAGTCTGGACCAAAGCTCACTGGAGGACTCTCTTAACACTACAAG GAAACTGTCTGCACCTGGAGAATCAAGCACTCCGCTAGTTCGAAGCTCAGAACGTTTGGCAGCCAAACGTCGGGGCCTTCAGGCAGAGTCACTGGAAACTCTGTATTTTACACCCATCAACACCAAACGAACTAGAAG GAATGACAAACTAAGTGATGATTCTGATATAGAGCTGGACTCGACCCGAAAAAATCCAACTTCATCTGTAAAGAGACGCAGAACCACACAGGTCATAAATATCACTATGTCCAAG AAAACTCCAGGTTGCAGTGAAGATGAGACCTTTTACAGCCTGCATTCAGCTCGCTCCCAACCAAACCTCACCGGTGCTCATGCTGCACAACCCATGTCTTTGGACATGTTTAATGCACCAGCTGACAAGACGAAAGCTGCCAGTGATCAGCTCATTGGCCTTCCAGGCTACAGACGGAGCACTGTCCATTCACACA ATACCAGTACATTCTGTGGGGGCGCAGAGAACGAGCCTGATGGTGGGCCTGAGGATTGGCTGAGGATCGCAGAGCTGCAGGCCAGGAACAAGGCCTGCCTCCCGCATCTGAAAAGTAGCTACCCTGTGGAGTCAGAg ACTGGCCAGGGCAGTGCCTTAATTTTCACGGACGAAGAGCTTCGCACTGGGGACCCATCAGATACAATGAAACGGGCATCCATGATGCCAGGCCAACTGCAGGACTCCCTGGTCTCCCATCGCTACTCCCTCATGGTGGGCCACACGGGGGTTAGTACTCGGTCCCATCGTCTGTCCTTGATGCCAGGCCAGCTGCAATCAAGACCATCCCTCTCCTCTCAACTGAGAAGCCCAAAGAATTCCAAGCAGTCATCATCCACATTATCTGTTCACCAGATTTCACCTGAG aaaaagacaagatcTAGCTGCTTCCCTCGTCCACTCACTCCCAAGAACAAGAATGTGAGCAGTGGACCATCCAGTGCTAATCTTCACCCCATCCTTAGTCCT GCTGATCGTCGGCAGTCTATGATGTTCACGATTGACAACACCCCAAAGAGCAACAACTACCTAAAGAAAGGGCTGAACAAACTGCGCAATTCCGCTCGAAAATCTCCTGGAAAAGTTCTGAGAAAGTCGCCGTCCCACAAAAATGCTCGAAAGGGTCTGGAAAACTCCCTTTCAGTAAATTCTCAAGCCTCAGTGGGACGATCTGCGAAAGCTGGCAGCTTTAAGGCCCCACAGGTTGCAGCTCAGGCACAGAGAGGATCTCAAGCCACTAGCAGGTCTGCAAAGTCTCCTGGACTCACTGCTAGTGCTCGCAAG aaGCAAGACTCTGTAAAGAAAGAGAAGGTTTTCTGA